CTTCTATGACCGGAGATATAAACGAGAATTCTCTGAGATGCACCGATTTTACGACCGCCTGTTAGGGGACAACAGTTAATTTACCTGATTTTGGGCTTAACCGAGAAGTATTGGGAAGCCTCCTGGGAACGAATATATAGGATTCAAACACCAAGGCTGCTATTCAAAAATCAAGGGCGATCGCGCTTCGACAAAATCAATCCTGTAGCTAAACTTGATTGCTTACCTTTCTACTGGAATATCCGATATTTGCAATTGGATGTTTTGCTCGGGGTAATCGGACAGCATCAACGAGATTTTAGTGGTCCTTTCCACTAGATCCGTCTGAATAATTATCGTGCCAAAAAATTCTTCACCAGTCGCGGGCAATTCATTTGGTAAGTCACTTATACTTGCACTCAGAGGACGCCCCCGCTCGTCGCTAACGTTCAATAAACCGTACATAAACTGTACTGGCTGCAATCCCTCATTTTTCAGGCTTACATCCAGAATTAAAGCACCTGTACGTTTACTGCGTACTGAACGCACTTTAAAGGTTACTCCCTTATCCTCACTTATAATGGGAAACTGAGCAGTATCAGCTCCTTTAATTGCAAATTCCCCATCTATTCGCTCAATATTACCAGCCTTAATCCAACCTTTTCGACCGCCATTTTCCAGGCGCACGCGCTGCCATTCTCTATCCAGGCTTTCTTCCAAGACAACGACTACATCATTTTTTTTAATTACATCAATCCAATTAGAGTCCGCAGAAGGATTTTCCCGTACAGAAAGTCCAAAAGGCGATGTTACAAGCGCTCTATAGCCTCCAATTTCTAACGATTCAGGTGAATTATTATCGCTTGGAATCGTCTCCACACGTAACTTTTCTATAGATTCTAGCGGCTCAGGAGAAGAGTTATAGCTTCTTGGTATTATTGCCCCATTGGGTTCATCTATCGAAATCTGCTCCGTGAGGGGATTTGCAAAATGAAGATAAACCTGAGATCCTGCTAATCCCAAAAGCGTCATTACGCTATAGGGAAGCCACTTATTTTTGGACTTAGAAGGTAAGCGCTTTAGTGGGGTTAGTGGCCTATAATTCAAAGGTTGAAGTTGAGGTTGATACACCACCTTGGCAATTGCCTTCGTATCGTGCAAATTACGCTCGATGTCTGCCAAATGCTGCAAAATTACCTGCGTATTTTGCGGTCGATTACCCGCTTTAGGAGCCATCAGGTAATCGATAAAATCCGCTAGGCGCGGCGATATTTGAGGCGCGTATTTGCGCCAATGTAACTCATCGTTATAAGGATCGTACATATCGCCATCGCTAGGACTTAACCCTGTTAGTAAATATACAAAAGTACGCCCTAGCGCATAAAAATCTGACTGCGGTACAGCATGACCCTTTTCTTGTTCTGGTGGCGTGTAGCCTGCTGAAGTAATTTTCGTGACATTGCCTACTTTAGCGATTTTTGCCAGATAAGTGCCTGTTACTTCCCTAGCCGTGCCAAAATCAATTAACACTAACTGTCCATTATGCCGCCGCATGATGTTGGGCGGTTTAATATCGCGATGAAAATAATCTTGTTGATGAACTTTATCTAAAATTTGAGTAATTTGCTTTAACCAGTCAATCGCTTGCTCTTGGGTAATAGGTCGATTATCCCGGTTGTTCATCCACTCTTCTAAGTTCAAGCCGTCGATTTTCTCCATTACCAAGCAATGAAAAGGCTTTTCGCTATTTCTTGGCAAAAAGGTAAAGTAGCCATCAGGTTCAACTTTAGGAATTCCTGGATGCTTTAGAGATCTCAATACCTCTGCTTCTTTCTGAAATAGCTCTATTGCTTTGGTCTGAACGTTAAGATCCCCTCTAAGTACTTTCAGTATTTTTGGAATGCCGCGATCTAAGGCTTCGTAAACTTTACTAAAGCCGCTATCTTGACTAAGCAAGCTAATTACGCGATAACGCTTTTGCAACAACAACTCCGATCCGCAGTTGCGGCAAATGGCATTATTGGCATTCACGGGATCGGAACTTTTGGGGCAGGTAGGATTAATGCAAAGGCTCATGCTTAGCTGCGGCGTAAATCTATTTTTAATATAGTTGGCGATCGCTCTATCCTCTTCCTCTTATCAAGCAAGGTGCAGAAAATGCGATCGCCTATCGTCTTCTAATAATCCAGCGGTCTACGAGGCCAAATCAGGAAATACTTCCAGCACTGCTGGATGAACTATACGATGATTCTGCACGTTTACACCCTTCGCCAAAGCCGGATCGAGTTCTAAGGCTTTCATGCCATGATTGGCTAGCTTCAGCACATAAGGCAATGTACTATTATTCAACGCCTGCGTTGCAGTCCAAGGAACCGCTCCTGGCATATTTGGCACCCCATAATGCACAACTCCCTCCTCTACATAAACAGGATTGGTATGAGAAGTAGGGTGCATTGTCTCGACACAACCGCCCTGGTCAACTGCAACATCTACAATTACAGAACCTGGATTCATCTTTTGTACCAGCTTGCGACGGACAAGGATGGGGGCGCGACGCCCTAAGACTAAAACTGCACCGATTAGTAGATCTGCCTCGGGAACAATTGCTTCAATCTGTAAGGAGTTACTGTAAAGTAGTTGAACTCTGGAACCAAATAAAGTTTCTAGATAAGCCAAACGCTCTACATTAACATCCAAAATCTGAACTTGAGCGCCCATACCTACAGCCATCCGCGCTGCTTCGGTTCCAACGACGCCGCCGCCTAAAATGACGACTTTACCAGGTCTGACGCCGGGAATGCCTCCCAGTAGTATACCTCGACCTCCTTGCTGACGTTCTAGAAACCTCGCCCCAAACTGCACGGCGAGGCGTCCGGCAATAACGCTCATGGGAGTGAGCAGGGGGAGAGTGTTTTTCTCTGTTTCTACGGTTTCGTAAGCGATCGCGCTTACGCCACAATCTATCAAATTTTCGGTTAAACCTCTGTCTGCCGCTAGGTGTAAATAAGTAAACAATAGTTGTTCTTTTTCTAAGAACTTGTACTCGTCCTTAAGCGGCTCTTTTACCTTAACAACCAGTTCTCGCCTCCAGGCGTTCTTAGCTTTGTTGACAATTTTTGCCCCAGCCTGAATATAATCTTCATCACTAAAGCCTGCACCAGCACCAGCCCCGGTTTCTACAAAGACTTTATGATCGTTTTCAGTAAGCACCCGCACGCTACTGGGAGTCAACCCGACGCGAAATTCCTGGTCTTTAGTTTCCTTGGGAACGCCAATTTCCATGTTTTTTTCTTGCTCACTGATGGTCTGCCTAATTTTATGGTGCAATATCCTGAGCAAAAGTTGCAGCGATCGCCCCCGCAAGCGAACCTTAAACCTGTTTCCAAGTCTCAATCCTTAACCTAAACAGTTGCACGTTGCGCTGTAAAGTAACAAAATGTAAATATTATAGATAAGCTTGCTTGCCAAATATGACAACACAAATCCAACCTACGACCACTCCCAAACTGGAAGAACCGAAATTTGGCTTTAATGACTATGCAGAGCGCTTGAACGGTCGCGCTGCCATGATTGGCTTTGCCCTGACGCTGATTATTGAATACGTCACAGATAAAGGGTTATTATCCTGGCTGGGGTTAAAATAGGCTCGCAACTGTTGGATTTGACCGGAAAGGGGATTGGGGATTGAGGAAAAGAGTTCTTAGCTTCGTTTTTTGAGTTTATAGTTTCCAGCCACAAGCCCCCACTATTGTAGAGACGCGGATTTATCGCGTCTCCCCAGTCCGCAGTACCCAACTGGCGGTACAGATGAGATAACCTAAAATTAGATAAAAGACTAAACGGAACTGAGCAAATCGTGATGAATGCTTCCTGGTCTAAATTGTTGAAGTCAGCATATCGTAAAGAGCAAATTTCTAGCTTTGTAGTAATTGTTGGAGCAGTAGATGCAGTAATAGGCGGAGTCGATCAACGGTGGTCGTTGCTTACAGTGGGATTGGGTACGGTAGGAGTAGCGATCGCTATGCGTTGGTGGCTTGTCCAGAGATCGCAAGATGAACCCCTCCCTCAAGCCCCTACACGCTATCTCCCTGCCCAATCGTCGCGCCCAGCTTTACCTACGTTGAGTGCTGAATCGCGAAACCGACCGCGTTAATAACTTGATGGTTACTTCTAGTGTAGGTGGATGGATAAAAATCGGCGAAGTTGCTGCCGCTAGTGGTTTGCCTGTCAAAACTATTCGCTACTACGAAGAGATGGGCCTTTTATCACCAGCAGTGAAACGCGCTGAATCAGGCTATCGTCTCTTTAGCACTCAGGTACTCAATCGACTGGCATTTATCAAGCGATCGCAATCTCTTGGACTCCGACTAAGTGAGATTCAAGAACTTTTAGCCATCCACGATCGCGGTCTTTTACCATGCGGTGCTGTTAAAGAGCGCCTAGAGGTTAAAGTAGCAGCAATCAACGAACAAATTGAAGCCTTAGAAATCCTGCGCGATGAGCTAAACGGGTTACTCTCAGGTTGGCAAGAGCAACCCCCGCCTCACCGCATTTCCCATACAATTTGCCCGAATATTGAATCTTTGCTATGAAAAATTCTGCTTCTAGGCATTGCCGATTAGTGGCAATAATTGCCTGGAGCATAGCGATCGCTACTCTTATTCCCCGCAACAATGCCCTAGGCGGACAACCTCCGTCTGCTTTAAACTTGCAATTCCCCAAAGATTCAAACCTCGCATCTCCACAGAGGAACCAATCTTTAAGCCCCAGATTAAAGTCAAGTCAAAATCATTTGCCATCCTTAGATGACGACTTGCAAAATGTTGAACTCGTCCGCACGCTTAAGGGTCATAACGGAGCAATTGATTCCCTAGTCTTTAGTCCTGATGGGAAAATGTTGATCAGCGGTGGCAGTTACAATGATGGCAAAATTAAACTTTGGTGGCTCAAAACTGGTAGAGAAATTGATAGCCTCCGGGCGCATAGAACTGCTGTTATTGCCCTAGCTTTAAGCCCAGATGGGCAAACTTTAGCTAGCTGTAGCGATGATGCCGCAATCAACTTATGGAAGTGGGAAAGTGGCAAGTACACCCGTACTTTTCTAGCTAATGCTAATAATACTCTTTCTTTAGCCATTACCCCAGATAGCCAAAATTTAGTGACGGGGGGTTTGGACGGTATTAGAGTATGGGATTTGAGAACGCAGCGACCGCTTTATACTCTAGTGCGTTTCGATAATCAAACTTATGGCCTTGCCGTTAATGCTAACGGCTACATTTTGGCTAGCGGTAACAAAAGCGGTGTAGTTAAACTTTGGAATTTACGAACTGGTAAATCAATAGGCAGTTTTGTGGGTCATAGTGGTATTGTTAGCACCGTTGCTTTTACTCCCGATGGTAGAAATTTGGTGACAGGCAGCTACGATCGCACGATTAGAGTTTGGAATTTAAATAGCGGAAAACTTTCTTATACGCTTTCTGGACATACAGGTGAAGTAAGGGCGATCGCTATAAATCCAGATGGACAAACTCTAGCCAGTGCAAGCCGCGATGGCGTCCGGCTTTGGAACTTGAGGACTGGGCAGCTAATTGCCAAACTTTCTGCACATTCGGACTGGGTGGAATCGGTTGCATTTAGTCCCGATGGAAGTACCCTCGCAAGCGGCAGCCTTGACAAGACGATTAATATTTGGCGAATTGACTCTTATAAACCACGAGATTATCAAGCGCACTTGTAATAAATTCCAAGCATTACTAAAATCGCGGTTTGTAGAGCATAATTTGGGGTAAACAGGGCAATATATTCTAACTTTTTAATAATTACTTTATAAGTCAGAGCTTATTTAATACCATTTGGGTTTAATCTGGCTACATTGGAATTCCTAAAATTCCCTCGTGGTAAAGCGTTTCAAATCCAAAATCCAAAATCCAAAATGGTATAAGCGATCGCTATCATGTAGGCTGGTTTTTATCCCCTTCCTGCGCTAACTGGCTGATAAAGCTTATGAAAACATGGTTTGACACCGCCCGTTTTGGGATGTTTGTACATTGGGGACATAGTTCTCAACGTGGCTGCGAATTATCATGGCCTCTAGTAGGTGGTGTTTTTAGCCTTCCCTTCTGTAGCAATATCCCCGTTGACGAATATCACAGTACAGGAAAAACATTTAATCCGCAAAAATACAATCCTCAAGAGTGGGCGCGTCTAGCTAAGCGCTTGGGAATTCAATATGCCATTTTGACGACTAAGCACCACGATGGCTTTGCGATGTTCCACACCCAGCAGTCAGACTTTTCTATTCAAAATTCCCCCTACGGCAAAGATATTGTCAGGGAATTTATTGATGCGATGCGCGAAAATGGTATTCGCATTGGCTTGTATTTTTCATTGATTGACTGGCATCACCCCGATTATCCCGCCTTCACTGAAGCTGACAAGCCTTACGTTTTTGGTCAACATCGTCAGCCAACGCCCGAACAGTGGCAGCGATTCGTTCAATTTATGTTTGCACAAGTGCGGGAGTTACTGACGAATTACGGCAAAATTGATATTATCTGGTTTGATGGGGGCTGGGAGCGATCGCCAGAACAATGGCAGACAGCAGCACTCAATGAAATGATTCGCTCTTTGCAGCCAGATATTCTAATTAATGACAGATTGCCTGGTTTTGGTGACTTCGATACGCCAGAGCAATTTATCCCACCCCAACCGCCCGATCGTGCATGGGAAACGTGCATGACAATTAACGAAAGTTGGGGATATAACCCGGCTGATACTAACTTTAAATCAGCGCGTCAGTTAATTCATACTTTGTGCGAAGTAGCGGGGAAAGGCGGCAATCTGTTACTAAATGCCAGCCCGATGGGAGATGGCCAAATTCAGCCAGAATTACTAGAACGT
The sequence above is a segment of the Microcoleus sp. FACHB-831 genome. Coding sequences within it:
- the ald gene encoding alanine dehydrogenase; translation: MEIGVPKETKDQEFRVGLTPSSVRVLTENDHKVFVETGAGAGAGFSDEDYIQAGAKIVNKAKNAWRRELVVKVKEPLKDEYKFLEKEQLLFTYLHLAADRGLTENLIDCGVSAIAYETVETEKNTLPLLTPMSVIAGRLAVQFGARFLERQQGGRGILLGGIPGVRPGKVVILGGGVVGTEAARMAVGMGAQVQILDVNVERLAYLETLFGSRVQLLYSNSLQIEAIVPEADLLIGAVLVLGRRAPILVRRKLVQKMNPGSVIVDVAVDQGGCVETMHPTSHTNPVYVEEGVVHYGVPNMPGAVPWTATQALNNSTLPYVLKLANHGMKALELDPALAKGVNVQNHRIVHPAVLEVFPDLAS
- a CDS encoding WD40 repeat domain-containing protein; the protein is MKNSASRHCRLVAIIAWSIAIATLIPRNNALGGQPPSALNLQFPKDSNLASPQRNQSLSPRLKSSQNHLPSLDDDLQNVELVRTLKGHNGAIDSLVFSPDGKMLISGGSYNDGKIKLWWLKTGREIDSLRAHRTAVIALALSPDGQTLASCSDDAAINLWKWESGKYTRTFLANANNTLSLAITPDSQNLVTGGLDGIRVWDLRTQRPLYTLVRFDNQTYGLAVNANGYILASGNKSGVVKLWNLRTGKSIGSFVGHSGIVSTVAFTPDGRNLVTGSYDRTIRVWNLNSGKLSYTLSGHTGEVRAIAINPDGQTLASASRDGVRLWNLRTGQLIAKLSAHSDWVESVAFSPDGSTLASGSLDKTINIWRIDSYKPRDYQAHL
- a CDS encoding serine/threonine protein kinase → MSLCINPTCPKSSDPVNANNAICRNCGSELLLQKRYRVISLLSQDSGFSKVYEALDRGIPKILKVLRGDLNVQTKAIELFQKEAEVLRSLKHPGIPKVEPDGYFTFLPRNSEKPFHCLVMEKIDGLNLEEWMNNRDNRPITQEQAIDWLKQITQILDKVHQQDYFHRDIKPPNIMRRHNGQLVLIDFGTAREVTGTYLAKIAKVGNVTKITSAGYTPPEQEKGHAVPQSDFYALGRTFVYLLTGLSPSDGDMYDPYNDELHWRKYAPQISPRLADFIDYLMAPKAGNRPQNTQVILQHLADIERNLHDTKAIAKVVYQPQLQPLNYRPLTPLKRLPSKSKNKWLPYSVMTLLGLAGSQVYLHFANPLTEQISIDEPNGAIIPRSYNSSPEPLESIEKLRVETIPSDNNSPESLEIGGYRALVTSPFGLSVRENPSADSNWIDVIKKNDVVVVLEESLDREWQRVRLENGGRKGWIKAGNIERIDGEFAIKGADTAQFPIISEDKGVTFKVRSVRSKRTGALILDVSLKNEGLQPVQFMYGLLNVSDERGRPLSASISDLPNELPATGEEFFGTIIIQTDLVERTTKISLMLSDYPEQNIQLQISDIPVER
- a CDS encoding alpha-L-fucosidase, translated to MKTWFDTARFGMFVHWGHSSQRGCELSWPLVGGVFSLPFCSNIPVDEYHSTGKTFNPQKYNPQEWARLAKRLGIQYAILTTKHHDGFAMFHTQQSDFSIQNSPYGKDIVREFIDAMRENGIRIGLYFSLIDWHHPDYPAFTEADKPYVFGQHRQPTPEQWQRFVQFMFAQVRELLTNYGKIDIIWFDGGWERSPEQWQTAALNEMIRSLQPDILINDRLPGFGDFDTPEQFIPPQPPDRAWETCMTINESWGYNPADTNFKSARQLIHTLCEVAGKGGNLLLNASPMGDGQIQPELLERLAVVETWLSANQESIIGTSPGLEPWQFYGTSTRRGNRVYLHLLMKPYETISVRGVPIKRIKSVQVLANRMELNYSTRCGIMDSFTNSDPLGELTIQVPESAIDPYATAIAIDFTPADAAL
- a CDS encoding heavy metal-responsive transcriptional regulator produces the protein MVTSSVGGWIKIGEVAAASGLPVKTIRYYEEMGLLSPAVKRAESGYRLFSTQVLNRLAFIKRSQSLGLRLSEIQELLAIHDRGLLPCGAVKERLEVKVAAINEQIEALEILRDELNGLLSGWQEQPPPHRISHTICPNIESLL